The Stieleria maiorica genome includes the window CTCGCATCCTGCGACGTCCGACAAAACGATCGTCTGTGTGATCTGAATCGGCAGATCAGTGACCAGGCCGTGCGTGCCGGAGAGATCATTCGCCGGATGCGCGGCTTTGTAAAAAAGTCAGGCGACCAGCGGACCGTGTTTTCGATCAGCGATGCGGTCGATGAGGCTTGCAGTCTGCTGGATGCGGAGGCAAGGTTGCAGACGATCGCGGTGAATGCTCACCCGGAATCCACTGTGCCGGTTTGTGTCTGTGCCGATCGAATCCAAATCGAACAAGTTTTCATCAATTTGATTCGCAATGCAATTGACGCCATGGGGGAGAGCGACGGCGACAAACGAGTCGTCACCGTGCGGACGGTGGTGGTGGAGAACGAGGTTCAGGTGAGTGTCATCGATCGCGGGATAGGGATCACGCAGTCCTCGCTGACGGACGTGTTCGCCCCCTTCTTCACGACCAAACAGAATGGGATGGGAATGGGCCTGGCCATCAGCCGCACCATTGTGGAAGCACACGGTGGACGGATTTGGGCATCGCCGGGAACCGACGACGGCGCCGTCTTCACCGTCGCGTTGCCCATCGACAAGTCTGGAGCGGATGGGCGGTAGAATGCAACCATGGAGCATCACGCTCTACGGATCCGGCCAGTCGGTTACTTCATCGGCCGCCTTGTGCAGCAGTCGATCGATCGCCTTTCCCAGGTGCGATGCAGAGGGGCTGACGCGGGAATTGAGCAACGCCACGAAGTTTTTTCCGTCATGTCGGCGGATCATGACGGTCGCTGTGCCGCCCAGTGAGCCGGTGTGCCAATGATTGACCTTGTCCGCCCCGACCACACGGTTGCTCCAACCCAGGGAATAGTAGTGGTCGGTTTCCTTTCCGTCGGCATCGTGTCCGGCCAGACCCGGCGGACGTCGATACATCCACTCGATGGACCGTCGCGTCAGAATCGGGCAGTTGTCCGGATCGTCAAACGCCGCGGCAAACTTCGCCAGATCCGATGCTGACGCGATCCATCCGCCGTGCGAATCCATCGCTTCCAGGTTCCACGCACCGTAAGGCCAGGGGACCTCGTCGCCTCGATCGTCTGCGAAGACTGACGTGCCGGTCCCGGGCTGATAGTACCGCACTTCGTTCGTCGCTCGGCCCTCCAATCGCGTCGACCCGATCCGCATGTCCGTGACGCCGATCGGGGCCAGGACGTGTTCCTTGACGTAATCTTCGTAGCTCTGATCGGTAAGCGTTTCGATCACACGTCCCAGCAAGCAATAGCCGAAATTGGAATAGGCGTAGCGCTGGCCGGGGTCGAAATCAAGCTTCTGCCCAAGCATGGCTTTGATGACCGTATCCTGATTGGCGGGCGGATCCCTTTCCATCTGATCGGCAAATCGAAGGGATTGGAACATGGCGTCGAAGGAGACGTCGCGGTCCCAGCCGCCTCGATGCTCCAAACAGTGACGAATGGTCACGTCGCGCAGACGGTCGTCAAATCCGTCGGTCGCCTCGATCTCCGATTCGTAGTCGAGCACGTCGAAGACTTTGTCGGCCAAAGACAGTGCTTCCCGTTCGACCAGCTGCAACACCGCGACCGCGGTGATCGGCTTGGACAGACTGGCGATCCGGAACAGACTGTCCGGTTCAACCGGCTGTTGCTGTGCCACGTCCGCATAACCGTAGCCGCGAGCGAAGACGGTGCGGCCTGCGTCGGTCACGGCGATCGATGCGCCCGGAACACGGTGCTCGGTCATGAAGTCGTGCATCAGGCGGTCGTAGCTGGCAAACCGCTCGTCGCCCTCTCCCGAACGGACGTTCGCCGCGGCGGTGGATTCGCGATACCCGGGGCCTCGCAGCACGCGTCCGGGGCGCGCGTCGGTCATCTCCCCATGATTCAGTACCAGCCGGCCACCGACGATGACGTACTGCATCCCTCGGGACAACGCATGAGGATTCGCAAAATCCGCCTGGTCGGCCAGCTTTTCATAGTCAAACACGATCAGATCGGCCGCCAGACCGACGTTGATGCGGCCGCGGTCGCGGACCAGCACATCGTTGGCCGCGACCGCGCTGGCTTGTGCGATCGCCCGCTCCAACGAAATCGCCCCCAGGTCACGAACATAACGCGAAAGCAGCCGTGGGAACGAACCGAACGCTCGGGGATGAGACGCCGACCGACTTCCGCCGGCAGGGCCAACGTCGGTGCAAAAGGAGACGAATTCCTGTTGCATGGCCAGGATCTTGTTCGCCTCGGTCATCGTTTCGGGAAGTGCGAACGCGCCCTGTCGCACCAAATGAAAAAACGTGTCCCAAGGATCTTCGTCGGTTGCTCGGGCCATTTCCGCGACCGACATGCCGTCGTACTTGCTGTAGCGTGCATCATTGCTGCGTCCGATGATGATTCGGTTCCAGTCTTTCCCGGCATGCCGAAACCAGTTCTCCCAGCCGTCCGTCGTTTCCATCTCCTTCTTGATCTCGTCGCGCAATTCCGGATCGTCCAACCGCAAAATCAGTCGCTCGTGGCCCTCGGCGAAATGCCGCGGATGGATCAGCGCCGCGATTCCCAAACCGTTATTGACGTAGGGATAGATGTCCGCGGTCACTTGCTGGCCGAGCGAGCGCGCCTGTTTGATTTTGGC containing:
- a CDS encoding serine hydrolase — protein: MVAPPRSWLFLFIASFAANVSFADDPQIDIVIKHGKVVDGSGAPWYYADVGIDDGKIVRIGDIDDKIAKEVIDAEGLVVAPGLIDMMGQTATPMIEDPKTAINLLTQGITTINAGEGGSAAPLGAEEGRRKGYTTMAEYFTLIESKGLPVNVVQTIGHTQIRRIVIGDVQRRPSDQEMEQMQALVREAMEAGAIGVSTALIYPPAVYARTEEIARLAATAGEYGGGYYTHMRNEGDRLLEAIEEALEIGHQANTPVHIFHLKAAGKQNWGKMPLAIAKIKQARSLGQQVTADIYPYVNNGLGIAALIHPRHFAEGHERLILRLDDPELRDEIKKEMETTDGWENWFRHAGKDWNRIIIGRSNDARYSKYDGMSVAEMARATDEDPWDTFFHLVRQGAFALPETMTEANKILAMQQEFVSFCTDVGPAGGSRSASHPRAFGSFPRLLSRYVRDLGAISLERAIAQASAVAANDVLVRDRGRINVGLAADLIVFDYEKLADQADFANPHALSRGMQYVIVGGRLVLNHGEMTDARPGRVLRGPGYRESTAAANVRSGEGDERFASYDRLMHDFMTEHRVPGASIAVTDAGRTVFARGYGYADVAQQQPVEPDSLFRIASLSKPITAVAVLQLVEREALSLADKVFDVLDYESEIEATDGFDDRLRDVTIRHCLEHRGGWDRDVSFDAMFQSLRFADQMERDPPANQDTVIKAMLGQKLDFDPGQRYAYSNFGYCLLGRVIETLTDQSYEDYVKEHVLAPIGVTDMRIGSTRLEGRATNEVRYYQPGTGTSVFADDRGDEVPWPYGAWNLEAMDSHGGWIASASDLAKFAAAFDDPDNCPILTRRSIEWMYRRPPGLAGHDADGKETDHYYSLGWSNRVVGADKVNHWHTGSLGGTATVMIRRHDGKNFVALLNSRVSPSASHLGKAIDRLLHKAADEVTDWPDP